The Zalophus californianus isolate mZalCal1 chromosome 7, mZalCal1.pri.v2, whole genome shotgun sequence genome includes a region encoding these proteins:
- the SMPD2 gene encoding sphingomyelin phosphodiesterase 2 isoform X1 — MKPTFSLRLRIFNLNCWAIPYLSKHRGDRMKRLGDFLNMESFDLALLEEVWSEQDFQYLRQKLLPTYPAAHYFSSGVIGSGLCVFSKHPIQEFTQHVYTLNGYPYMIHHGDWFCGKAVGLLVLHLSGLVLNVYVTHLHAEYNRQKDIYLTHRVAQAWELAQFIHHTSKKADVVLLCGDLNLHPKDLGCRLLKEWTGLHDAYLETQDFKGSEEGCTMLPENCYVNQRELEPFPFGIRIDYVLYKAVSGFYISCKTLRTTTGRDPHSGTPLSDHEALMATLCVRHIPPQHTPSPTHGLAERSRLVSILKEAWIELDLGVAQARWWTTFAGYVIGLGLLLLALLCALAAGGGVREVAILLWTPSVGLLLGAGAVYIFHMQEAKGLSGARAELQHVLGRAREAQDLGPESQPALLLGQQEGDGTEEQ, encoded by the exons ATGAAGCCCACCTTCTCTCTGCGACTGAGGATCTTTAACCTCAACTGCTG GGCCATTCCCTACCTGAGCAAGCACCGGGGCGACCGCATGAAGCGCCTAGGAGACTTTCTGAACATGGAGAGCTTCGACCTAGCTCTGCTGGAGGAG GTGTGGAGTGAGCAGGACTTCCAGTACCTGAGACAGAAGCTGTTGCCCACCTACCCAGCTGCACACTATTTCAGTAG TGGTGTCATTGGCAGTGGTCTCTGCGTCTTCTCCAAACATCCTATCCAGGAATTCACCCAGCACGTCTATACCCTCAATGGGTACCCCTACATG ATCCATCATGGAGACTGGTTCTGTGGGAAGGCTGTGGGGCTGCTGGTGCTCCATCTAAGTGGACTGGTGCTCAATGTCTATGTGACCCAC CTCCATGCCGAGTACAATCGACAAAAGGACATCTACCTAACACATCGTGTGGCCCAAGCTTGGGAACTGGCCCAGTTCATCCA CCACACATCCAAGAAGGCTGATGTGGTTCTGTTGTGTGGGGACCTCAACTTGCACCCGAAGGACCTGGGCTGCCGCCTGCTGAAGGAGTGGACAGGGCTGCATGATGCCTACCTTGAGACCCAGGATTTCAAG GGCTCGGAAGAAGGCTGTACCATGCTACCTGAGAACTGCTACGTCAACCAGCGGGAGCTAGAGCCATTTCCATTTGGCATCCGCATTGACTATGTGCTGTATAAG GCGGTTTCTGGCTTTTACATCTCCTGTAAGACTCTTAGAACCACTACAGGCCGCGACCCTCACAGTGGCACCCCCCTCTCTGATCATGAGGCCCTGATGGCTACTCTGTGTGTGAGACACATCCCCCCCCAGCACACCCCTAGCCCTACTCATG GACTAGCAGAAAGGTCACGGTTGGTCAGTATATTAAAGGAGGCCTGGATAGAGCTGGACCTGGGCGTGGCTCAAGCTCGCTGGTGGACCACTTTCGCCGGCTACGTGATTGGTCTAGGGCTGCTTCTCCTGGCCTTGCTGTGCGCCTTGGCAGCtggaggaggggtgagggaggttGCCATACTACTCTGGACTCCCAGTGTAGGACTGCTGCTGGGAGCGGGGGCAGTCTACATCTTCCACATGCAGGAGGCCAAGGGCTTATCTGGGGCTCGGGCTGAGCTCCAGCATGTGCTGGGAAGGGCAAGGGAGGCCCAGGATCTGGGCCCAGAGTCTCAGCCAGCCCTGCtcctggggcagcaggagggggaTGGAACTGAGGAACAATAA
- the SMPD2 gene encoding sphingomyelin phosphodiesterase 2 isoform X2 yields the protein MKPTFSLRLRIFNLNCWAIPYLSKHRGDRMKRLGDFLNMESFDLALLEEVWSEQDFQYLRQKLLPTYPAAHYFSSGVIGSGLCVFSKHPIQEFTQHVYTLNGYPYMIHHGDWFCGKAVGLLVLHLSGLVLNVYVTHLHAEYNRQKDIYLTHRVAQAWELAQFIQCDLGCRLLKEWTGLHDAYLETQDFKGSEEGCTMLPENCYVNQRELEPFPFGIRIDYVLYKAVSGFYISCKTLRTTTGRDPHSGTPLSDHEALMATLCVRHIPPQHTPSPTHGLAERSRLVSILKEAWIELDLGVAQARWWTTFAGYVIGLGLLLLALLCALAAGGGVREVAILLWTPSVGLLLGAGAVYIFHMQEAKGLSGARAELQHVLGRAREAQDLGPESQPALLLGQQEGDGTEEQ from the exons ATGAAGCCCACCTTCTCTCTGCGACTGAGGATCTTTAACCTCAACTGCTG GGCCATTCCCTACCTGAGCAAGCACCGGGGCGACCGCATGAAGCGCCTAGGAGACTTTCTGAACATGGAGAGCTTCGACCTAGCTCTGCTGGAGGAG GTGTGGAGTGAGCAGGACTTCCAGTACCTGAGACAGAAGCTGTTGCCCACCTACCCAGCTGCACACTATTTCAGTAG TGGTGTCATTGGCAGTGGTCTCTGCGTCTTCTCCAAACATCCTATCCAGGAATTCACCCAGCACGTCTATACCCTCAATGGGTACCCCTACATG ATCCATCATGGAGACTGGTTCTGTGGGAAGGCTGTGGGGCTGCTGGTGCTCCATCTAAGTGGACTGGTGCTCAATGTCTATGTGACCCAC CTCCATGCCGAGTACAATCGACAAAAGGACATCTACCTAACACATCGTGTGGCCCAAGCTTGGGAACTGGCCCAGTTCATCCAGTGT GACCTGGGCTGCCGCCTGCTGAAGGAGTGGACAGGGCTGCATGATGCCTACCTTGAGACCCAGGATTTCAAG GGCTCGGAAGAAGGCTGTACCATGCTACCTGAGAACTGCTACGTCAACCAGCGGGAGCTAGAGCCATTTCCATTTGGCATCCGCATTGACTATGTGCTGTATAAG GCGGTTTCTGGCTTTTACATCTCCTGTAAGACTCTTAGAACCACTACAGGCCGCGACCCTCACAGTGGCACCCCCCTCTCTGATCATGAGGCCCTGATGGCTACTCTGTGTGTGAGACACATCCCCCCCCAGCACACCCCTAGCCCTACTCATG GACTAGCAGAAAGGTCACGGTTGGTCAGTATATTAAAGGAGGCCTGGATAGAGCTGGACCTGGGCGTGGCTCAAGCTCGCTGGTGGACCACTTTCGCCGGCTACGTGATTGGTCTAGGGCTGCTTCTCCTGGCCTTGCTGTGCGCCTTGGCAGCtggaggaggggtgagggaggttGCCATACTACTCTGGACTCCCAGTGTAGGACTGCTGCTGGGAGCGGGGGCAGTCTACATCTTCCACATGCAGGAGGCCAAGGGCTTATCTGGGGCTCGGGCTGAGCTCCAGCATGTGCTGGGAAGGGCAAGGGAGGCCCAGGATCTGGGCCCAGAGTCTCAGCCAGCCCTGCtcctggggcagcaggagggggaTGGAACTGAGGAACAATAA